In a single window of the Bacteroides acidifaciens genome:
- a CDS encoding GH92 family glycosyl hydrolase codes for MKRLLLIACVLSCTLFAKAKDWTQYVNPLMGSQSTFELSTGNTYPAIARPWGMNFWTPQTGKMGDGWQYTYTANKIRGFKQTHQPSPWINDYGQFSIMPIVGKPVFDEEKRASWFAHKGETATPYYYKVYLAEHDVVTEMVPTERAVLFRFTFPENDHSYVVVDAFDKGSYIKVIPEENKIIGYTTRNSGGVPKNFKNYFIIEFDKPFTYKATVANGNLQENVAEQTTDHAGAIIGFRTHKGEQVHARIASSFISFEQAAVNMKELGKDNIEQLAKKGKEAWNQELGKIEVEGGNLDQYRTFYSCLYRSLLFPRKFYELDAAGQPVHYSPYNGQVLPGYMYTDTGFWDTFRCLFPLLNLMYPSVNKEMQEGLINTYKESGFFPEWASPGHRGCMIGNNSASILVDAYMKGVKVDDIKTLYEGLIHGTESVHPEVSSTGRLGYEYYNKLGYVPYDVKINENAARTLEYAYNDWCIYKLAKELKRPKKEINLFAKRAMNYKNLFDKESKLMRGRNEDGTFQSPFSPLKWGDAFTEGNSWHYTWSVFHDPQGLIDLMGGKDMFITMMDSVFAVPPVFDDSYYGQVIHEIREMTVMNMGNYAHGNQPIQHMIYLYDYAGQPWKAQYWLRQVMDKMYTPGPDGYCGDEDNGQTSAWYVFSALGFYPVCPGTDEYIIGSPLFKKATLHFENGNSLVIDAPNNSKKNFYVNSLNINGTDYTKNYLRHEDLFKGGTIKVDMSNQPNKNRGTQEEDMPYSFSKEQ; via the coding sequence ATGAAAAGACTATTACTAATAGCTTGTGTACTCAGTTGCACGCTCTTTGCAAAAGCCAAAGACTGGACACAGTATGTCAACCCGCTGATGGGTTCCCAATCTACTTTCGAGTTATCAACAGGGAATACGTATCCCGCCATCGCCCGCCCCTGGGGAATGAACTTCTGGACTCCGCAGACCGGAAAAATGGGAGACGGATGGCAATATACCTATACCGCCAATAAGATTCGCGGATTCAAGCAGACCCATCAGCCCAGTCCGTGGATTAACGACTACGGGCAGTTTTCTATCATGCCGATAGTAGGCAAGCCTGTGTTTGATGAAGAAAAGCGTGCCAGTTGGTTTGCTCATAAAGGCGAGACTGCCACTCCTTATTATTATAAAGTATATCTTGCCGAGCATGATGTAGTGACAGAAATGGTTCCGACGGAACGTGCCGTTCTTTTCCGTTTCACTTTCCCCGAAAACGACCATTCTTATGTCGTGGTGGATGCTTTCGACAAAGGTTCTTATATTAAAGTAATCCCGGAAGAAAACAAGATTATCGGCTATACCACACGCAACAGCGGCGGAGTTCCCAAAAACTTCAAGAATTACTTCATCATTGAATTCGACAAGCCTTTCACTTACAAAGCTACGGTAGCCAACGGCAATCTGCAAGAAAACGTTGCCGAACAGACAACCGACCATGCGGGAGCTATCATCGGTTTCCGGACACACAAAGGCGAACAGGTACATGCCCGAATCGCTTCTTCTTTCATCAGCTTCGAGCAAGCGGCTGTCAACATGAAGGAGCTGGGCAAAGATAATATCGAGCAACTGGCCAAGAAAGGAAAAGAAGCCTGGAATCAGGAATTAGGCAAGATAGAAGTAGAGGGTGGCAATCTCGACCAATACCGTACATTCTACTCCTGCCTGTATCGTTCGCTGCTTTTCCCCCGCAAGTTCTACGAACTGGATGCTGCCGGACAACCGGTTCACTACAGCCCGTACAACGGTCAGGTTCTGCCGGGATATATGTACACCGACACCGGTTTCTGGGATACTTTCCGTTGCTTGTTCCCGTTGTTGAACTTGATGTATCCGTCGGTCAACAAGGAAATGCAGGAAGGGCTAATCAACACGTATAAAGAAAGCGGATTCTTCCCCGAATGGGCAAGTCCAGGTCACAGAGGTTGCATGATCGGTAATAATTCCGCTTCAATTCTAGTAGACGCCTATATGAAAGGCGTGAAAGTGGACGACATAAAGACATTGTACGAAGGATTGATTCACGGAACGGAAAGCGTGCATCCCGAAGTCTCTTCCACAGGACGATTGGGATATGAGTACTATAACAAACTGGGTTATGTCCCTTACGATGTGAAAATCAACGAGAACGCTGCCCGTACATTGGAATATGCATACAACGACTGGTGCATCTACAAACTCGCCAAAGAACTGAAACGTCCGAAGAAAGAGATTAACCTCTTCGCCAAACGTGCCATGAACTATAAGAATCTTTTCGACAAGGAATCCAAACTGATGCGCGGACGCAACGAAGACGGTACATTCCAGTCTCCATTCTCTCCGCTGAAATGGGGGGATGCTTTCACGGAAGGAAATAGCTGGCACTACACTTGGTCTGTATTCCACGACCCTCAGGGACTTATCGACCTGATGGGTGGAAAGGATATGTTTATCACAATGATGGACTCCGTATTTGCCGTACCGCCTGTCTTTGACGACAGCTACTACGGACAAGTGATTCACGAAATACGTGAAATGACTGTTATGAACATGGGGAACTATGCACATGGCAACCAGCCTATCCAGCACATGATTTACTTGTATGACTATGCCGGTCAGCCCTGGAAAGCCCAATACTGGCTGCGTCAGGTTATGGACAAAATGTACACTCCGGGACCGGATGGTTATTGCGGCGACGAAGACAACGGACAGACTTCTGCTTGGTATGTATTTTCGGCACTGGGATTCTACCCTGTTTGCCCGGGAACGGACGAATATATTATAGGTTCCCCGTTATTCAAGAAAGCTACTCTTCATTTTGAAAATGGCAATAGTTTAGTGATTGATGCTCCGAACAACAGCAAAAAGAATTTCTATGTCAATTCACTGAATATCAATGGTACTGATTACACCAAGAATTATCTCCGTCACGAAGACTTATTCAAAGGTGGCACTATCAAGGTAGATATGAGCAACCAACCGAATAAGAACAGAGGAACGCAAGAAGAGGATATGCCTTATTCTTTTTCTAAAGAGCAATAA
- a CDS encoding GH92 family glycosyl hydrolase, which yields MKLKTFLIVGCLGGIFTLSSCTAPTSVKDYSAYVNPFIGTGGHGHTFPGAVVPHGMIQPSPDTRIDGWDACSGYYHADSTINGFSHTHVSGTGCCDYGDVLLMPTVGKQQYLTTDPQSQTLAYASVFSHENETAEPGYYSVFLDTYQVKAEISATSRGAIHRYTFPESTESGFIIDLDYSLQRQTNSEMEIEVISDTEICGHKKTTYWAFDQYINFYAKFSKPFSYTLVTDSVTMNDGKRLPACKALLHFNTKKDEQVLVKVGVSAVDVAGARKNVESEIPAWDFDKVRKDARTAWNQYLSKIDITTSDKEDKTIFYSALYHTGISPNLFTDADGRYLGMDLEVHQGDTVNPVYTVFSLWDTFRALHPLMTIIDPDLNNQFINSLIKKHQEGGIYPMWDLASNYTGTMIGYHAVPVIVDAYMKGYRNFDAKEAYRACLRAAEYDTTGIKCPDLVLPHLMPKAKYYKNAIGYIPCDRENESVAKALEYAYDDWCISIFAEAMNDFESKAKYERFAKAYEFYFDKSTRFMRGLDSKGEWRTPFNPRASTHRNDDYCEGTAWQWTWFVPHDVEGLVNLMGGEEAFVQKLDSLFTVDSSLEGETTSSDISGLIGQYAHGNEPSHHVIHLYNYVNRPWRTQELVDSVYRSQYANSIDGLSGNEDCGQMSAWYVLNSMGFYQVCPGKPVYSIGRPAFDKAVVNLPDGKKFSIVVKNNTKKNKYIESITLNGKPLDTPFFNHQDIVSGGTIEIKMTAQPTEWGVK from the coding sequence ATGAAATTGAAAACATTCCTAATAGTAGGATGTTTAGGAGGAATATTCACACTTAGCTCCTGCACAGCCCCCACTAGCGTAAAAGACTACAGTGCTTATGTCAACCCCTTCATCGGGACAGGCGGACATGGACACACTTTCCCCGGAGCAGTAGTTCCACACGGCATGATTCAACCCAGTCCGGACACACGGATTGACGGATGGGATGCTTGTTCGGGATATTATCATGCGGACTCCACCATCAATGGTTTCTCTCATACGCACGTCAGCGGTACAGGCTGTTGCGACTACGGAGACGTGCTGCTCATGCCCACCGTCGGCAAGCAGCAATATCTGACTACCGACCCTCAAAGCCAGACACTAGCCTATGCCTCTGTCTTCTCACACGAGAATGAAACGGCAGAACCGGGTTATTATTCCGTATTTCTGGATACTTATCAGGTAAAAGCCGAAATATCAGCCACCAGCCGCGGCGCTATCCACCGCTACACTTTCCCCGAAAGCACCGAATCCGGCTTTATCATCGACCTCGATTACAGCCTACAACGTCAGACCAACTCGGAAATGGAAATCGAAGTGATTAGCGACACGGAAATCTGCGGACACAAGAAAACTACTTATTGGGCGTTCGACCAGTACATTAATTTCTACGCCAAGTTCTCCAAACCGTTCTCTTACACGCTCGTCACCGATTCTGTCACTATGAACGACGGCAAGCGGCTTCCTGCCTGCAAAGCGTTACTGCATTTCAACACGAAGAAAGATGAACAGGTACTCGTGAAAGTCGGTGTTTCCGCTGTCGATGTAGCGGGGGCACGCAAGAATGTGGAATCGGAAATCCCCGCATGGGACTTCGATAAGGTACGCAAAGACGCACGTACTGCCTGGAACCAATATTTGTCGAAAATTGACATCACTACTTCCGACAAGGAAGATAAGACCATCTTCTACTCCGCCCTCTACCATACGGGCATCAGTCCGAACCTGTTCACCGACGCAGACGGACGTTATTTAGGGATGGACCTCGAAGTGCATCAGGGAGATACGGTCAACCCTGTATATACTGTATTCTCATTGTGGGACACCTTCCGTGCACTGCACCCGTTAATGACAATCATCGACCCCGATTTGAACAATCAATTCATCAACTCGCTGATAAAGAAACATCAGGAAGGCGGAATATACCCGATGTGGGATTTGGCTTCCAACTATACCGGTACGATGATTGGTTATCATGCCGTGCCCGTCATCGTGGATGCGTATATGAAAGGCTACCGCAATTTTGACGCGAAAGAGGCGTACAGAGCCTGCCTGCGTGCAGCCGAATATGATACTACCGGCATCAAATGTCCGGATTTGGTATTACCGCATCTCATGCCGAAAGCCAAATATTACAAGAACGCCATCGGCTATATCCCCTGCGACCGCGAAAACGAATCGGTAGCCAAAGCGCTGGAATATGCGTACGACGACTGGTGCATCTCTATCTTCGCGGAAGCTATGAACGATTTTGAATCCAAAGCCAAATACGAACGTTTTGCCAAAGCATACGAATTCTACTTCGACAAGTCAACCCGCTTCATGCGCGGGCTCGACTCGAAAGGCGAATGGCGCACACCGTTCAACCCGCGTGCTTCGACCCACCGCAACGATGATTATTGCGAAGGAACAGCGTGGCAGTGGACTTGGTTTGTGCCGCATGACGTAGAGGGATTGGTCAATCTGATGGGTGGCGAGGAAGCATTTGTACAGAAACTCGATTCTCTGTTCACTGTTGATTCATCGCTCGAAGGCGAAACGACCTCATCGGACATCAGTGGTCTTATCGGACAATATGCGCATGGCAACGAGCCGAGCCATCATGTTATCCATTTGTATAACTACGTAAACCGCCCGTGGAGAACTCAGGAGTTGGTAGACAGTGTCTACCGGAGCCAGTACGCCAACAGCATAGACGGGTTGTCGGGCAATGAAGACTGCGGTCAGATGTCTGCATGGTACGTTCTTAACTCTATGGGATTCTATCAGGTATGTCCGGGCAAACCGGTATATTCCATCGGTCGCCCTGCTTTCGATAAAGCAGTAGTCAATCTGCCCGACGGAAAGAAATTCAGCATTGTAGTGAAGAACAATACGAAAAAGAATAAATACATCGAAAGCATAACGCTGAACGGCAAACCGCTGGATACTCCATTCTTCAACCATCAGGACATCGTGAGCGGCGGAACGATAGAAATCAAGATGACCGCCCAGCCCACGGAATGGGGAGTAAAATAA
- a CDS encoding FecR family protein, which produces MKEKKMSNLSEDIINKYLTGQCTEEELIEVNTWMKESEENARQLFRMEEIYHLGKFNQYADGQRMVRAEKQLYKKLDDEKGKQNKILRMHRWMRYAAAIAAILVIGGGAGYWFYQSGTDQQMMVAVANEGIVKEVVLPDGTKVWLNNSAILKYPREFSEKERNVHLEGEAYFEVTKNRHKPFTIQSDAMRIRVLGTRFNFKCDKRCRIAEATLIEGEIEVKGNKEEGQIILAPGQRAELNKNNGRLTVKQVDAKMDAVWHDNLIPFQKADIFTITKALERFYDVKIILSPDIQSNKTYSGVLKRKADIESVLKSLQNSIPIDYKIVGSNIFISPK; this is translated from the coding sequence ATGAAGGAAAAGAAAATGAGTAATCTAAGTGAAGATATAATCAACAAATATCTGACAGGACAATGCACGGAAGAGGAACTCATCGAAGTAAATACTTGGATGAAAGAATCGGAAGAGAATGCCCGTCAGTTATTTCGCATGGAAGAGATTTATCATTTGGGTAAATTCAATCAATATGCCGACGGGCAACGGATGGTGCGTGCGGAAAAACAGCTCTACAAGAAGCTGGACGACGAAAAAGGAAAACAGAACAAAATACTGCGTATGCATCGCTGGATGAGATACGCGGCTGCCATTGCTGCCATATTGGTCATCGGTGGCGGAGCCGGATACTGGTTCTATCAGAGCGGAACCGACCAGCAAATGATGGTTGCCGTTGCCAATGAAGGCATTGTGAAGGAAGTTGTCCTGCCGGACGGCACCAAAGTCTGGTTGAACAACTCGGCAATATTAAAATATCCACGCGAGTTTTCCGAGAAAGAGCGCAACGTACATCTGGAAGGAGAAGCCTATTTCGAAGTGACCAAGAACCGCCACAAGCCGTTCACCATACAGAGCGACGCCATGCGTATACGTGTACTGGGGACAAGGTTCAACTTCAAGTGCGACAAACGTTGCCGGATAGCGGAAGCGACACTGATTGAGGGCGAAATTGAAGTGAAAGGCAACAAGGAAGAAGGACAAATCATCCTCGCCCCCGGACAGCGTGCGGAACTGAACAAGAACAACGGACGACTGACCGTGAAGCAAGTGGATGCCAAGATGGACGCCGTATGGCACGACAACCTGATTCCATTCCAGAAAGCGGATATCTTCACCATCACCAAGGCTTTGGAACGTTTCTACGACGTGAAGATTATCTTGTCTCCCGACATTCAGTCGAACAAGACCTACTCCGGTGTACTGAAACGGAAAGCGGATATCGAATCTGTATTGAAATCATTGCAGAACTCTATCCCTATTGATTATAAAATTGTCGGAAGCAACATCTTTATTTCTCCCAAATAA
- a CDS encoding RNA polymerase sigma-70 factor, with amino-acid sequence MNENFDVTYQTLFRRYYPSLIFYATRLVGEEDAEDVVQDVFVELWRRKDSIEIGDQIQAFLYRAVYTRALNVLKHRNVEDGYCAAMEEINQRRAQFYQPDNNEVIQRIEDRELRKEIYDAINELPDKCKEVFKLSYLHDMKNKEIADALGVSLRTVEAHMYKALKYLRSRLNPLWIILFLFLWQD; translated from the coding sequence ATGAATGAAAACTTCGATGTAACCTATCAGACGTTATTTCGCAGGTACTACCCCAGCCTCATCTTCTACGCCACCCGCCTGGTGGGCGAGGAAGATGCGGAAGATGTGGTACAGGATGTGTTTGTGGAGCTATGGAGACGGAAAGACAGCATAGAAATAGGCGACCAGATTCAAGCCTTTCTCTATCGTGCCGTCTATACCCGTGCCCTCAACGTTCTGAAACACCGGAACGTGGAAGACGGTTACTGTGCCGCCATGGAAGAAATCAACCAGAGACGTGCACAGTTTTATCAGCCGGACAACAACGAAGTGATTCAGCGGATTGAAGACAGGGAGCTTCGCAAAGAAATCTACGACGCGATTAACGAACTGCCGGACAAATGCAAGGAAGTTTTCAAACTCAGCTATCTTCACGACATGAAAAACAAGGAGATAGCCGACGCTCTCGGAGTTTCGCTCCGCACGGTAGAAGCGCATATGTACAAGGCTTTGAAGTACTTGCGCAGTCGCCTCAATCCACTTTGGATAATCCTTTTCTTATTTTTATGGCAAGATTGA
- a CDS encoding GH92 family glycosyl hydrolase, with product MRTFTYLCLLLTCMLISCTPTQEKHETDYTSYVNPFIGTDFTGNTYPGAQAPFGMVQLSPDNGLPGWDRISGYFYPDSTIAGFSHTHLSGTGAGDLYDISFMPVTLPYKEAEAPLGIHSKFSHEDESAYAGYYQVRLKDYNINVELTATERCGIQRYTFPEAQSAIFLNLKKAMNWDFTNDSHIEVVDSVTIQGYRFSDGWARDQHIYFRTRFSRPFEKMELDTTAIIKENKRIGTAVIARFDFNTKEGEQILVNTAISGTSMEGAAKNLQAEVPENDFDKYLAETKANWNRQLGKIEIKGDNEDDKVNFYTALYHSMIAPTIYSDVDGAYYGPDKKVHQSDGWVNYSTFSLWDTYRAAHPLFTYTEPERVNDMVKSFIAFYEQNGRLPVWNFYGSETDMMIGYHAVPVIVDAYLKGIGDFDAEKALNACVATANLDNYRGIGLYKELGYIPYNVTDHYNAENWSLSKTLEYAYDDYCIAEMAKKMGKQDIAETFYKRSQNYKNVYNPATSFMQPRDDKGAFIKDFKADDYTPHICESNGWQYFWSVQHDVDGLIDLVGGKNRFAEKLDSMFTYHPAADAELPLFSTGMIGQYAHGNEPSHHVIYLFNSIGFSDRTQYYVAKVMNELYKNEPAGLCGNEDCGQMSAWYVFSAMGFYPVNPVSGKYEIGTPLFPEMQLHLANGKTFTVLAPNVNKKNIYIQSIKMNGHPYDKTYLTHEQIMGGTTVEFEMGETPKAIGVIFEEKNP from the coding sequence ATGAGAACATTTACTTATCTATGCCTGCTGTTGACCTGCATGCTCATTTCTTGTACCCCTACGCAAGAAAAACACGAAACAGATTACACGTCTTATGTAAATCCATTTATCGGAACCGACTTTACCGGAAACACCTACCCAGGTGCCCAAGCCCCTTTCGGCATGGTGCAACTCAGCCCCGACAACGGACTCCCCGGATGGGATCGCATCTCCGGCTATTTCTATCCGGACAGCACAATCGCCGGATTCAGCCACACACACCTCTCCGGCACCGGAGCAGGAGATTTGTACGATATCTCCTTCATGCCCGTCACCCTGCCTTATAAAGAAGCCGAAGCCCCACTGGGCATCCACTCCAAATTCTCCCATGAAGACGAGAGTGCCTACGCCGGCTACTACCAAGTGCGCCTTAAAGACTACAATATCAATGTCGAACTGACCGCAACCGAACGCTGCGGCATCCAGCGCTACACCTTTCCCGAAGCCCAATCCGCCATCTTCCTGAACCTGAAGAAAGCCATGAACTGGGATTTCACCAACGACTCACATATCGAAGTAGTAGACTCTGTCACCATCCAGGGCTACCGTTTCTCCGACGGTTGGGCACGCGACCAACACATCTACTTCCGCACCCGCTTCTCCCGTCCTTTTGAGAAAATGGAGTTGGACACGACAGCCATCATCAAGGAAAACAAGCGCATCGGCACAGCCGTCATCGCCCGCTTCGACTTCAACACCAAGGAAGGCGAACAGATTCTCGTAAACACAGCTATTTCCGGCACAAGCATGGAAGGCGCAGCCAAAAACCTGCAAGCCGAAGTGCCCGAAAACGACTTCGACAAATACCTCGCCGAAACGAAAGCAAACTGGAACCGGCAACTCGGAAAGATTGAAATAAAAGGCGACAACGAGGATGACAAAGTCAATTTCTACACCGCCCTCTATCATTCAATGATTGCCCCCACCATTTACAGCGACGTAGACGGAGCCTACTACGGCCCCGACAAAAAAGTACACCAATCCGACGGCTGGGTGAATTACAGCACCTTCTCCCTGTGGGATACCTACCGTGCCGCCCATCCACTCTTCACCTACACCGAACCGGAACGCGTCAACGACATGGTGAAATCCTTCATCGCCTTCTACGAACAGAACGGACGCCTGCCCGTGTGGAACTTCTACGGAAGCGAGACAGACATGATGATTGGCTATCATGCCGTACCCGTCATCGTAGACGCCTACCTGAAAGGCATCGGCGACTTTGACGCAGAAAAAGCATTGAACGCCTGTGTAGCAACCGCCAACCTCGACAACTACCGCGGCATCGGACTCTACAAGGAACTGGGATACATCCCCTACAACGTGACAGACCACTACAACGCCGAAAACTGGTCGTTATCCAAGACACTGGAATACGCCTACGATGATTATTGCATCGCCGAAATGGCAAAGAAGATGGGCAAGCAGGACATCGCCGAGACGTTCTACAAACGTTCGCAGAACTACAAGAACGTCTACAACCCCGCCACCTCTTTCATGCAGCCACGTGACGACAAGGGAGCCTTTATCAAAGACTTCAAAGCCGACGACTACACCCCGCACATCTGCGAAAGCAACGGATGGCAATATTTCTGGTCGGTACAACACGACGTTGACGGACTGATAGACCTTGTAGGCGGTAAAAACAGATTTGCCGAAAAACTGGACAGTATGTTCACCTACCATCCGGCAGCGGATGCCGAACTTCCGCTTTTCAGCACGGGAATGATAGGCCAGTACGCGCACGGCAACGAACCGAGCCATCACGTCATCTACCTGTTCAACTCGATAGGCTTCAGCGACCGGACTCAATATTACGTAGCAAAAGTAATGAACGAGCTTTATAAAAACGAGCCTGCCGGACTTTGCGGCAACGAAGACTGCGGACAGATGTCGGCATGGTACGTTTTCAGCGCCATGGGATTCTACCCCGTAAACCCCGTCAGCGGAAAGTATGAAATAGGTACTCCCCTTTTCCCGGAAATGCAGTTGCACCTGGCGAACGGCAAGACTTTCACCGTACTTGCCCCCAACGTAAACAAAAAGAATATCTATATTCAGTCCATCAAAATGAACGGACACCCCTACGACAAGACCTACCTCACCCACGAGCAAATCATGGGCGGAACTACCGTCGAGTTCGAAATGGGTGAGACTCCCAAGGCAATAGGAGTCATCTTCGAAGAAAAGAATCCATAA
- the alaS gene encoding alanine--tRNA ligase, whose product MLTAKEIRDSFKNFFESKGHHIVPSAPMVIKDDPTLMFTNAGMNQFKDIILGNHPAKYQRVADSQKCLRVSGKHNDLEEVGHDTYHHTMFEMLGNWSFGDYFKKEAISWAWEYLVDVLKLNPEHLYATVFEGSPEEGLGRDDEAASYWEQFLPKDHIINGNKHDNFWEMGDTGPCGPCSEIHIDLRPAEERAKICGRDLVNHDHPQVIEIWNLVFMQYNRKADGSLEPLPAKVIDTGMGFERLCMALQGKISNYDTDVFQPMLKAIAAMSNTEYGKDKQQDIAMRVIADHIRTIAFSITDGQLPSNAKAGYVIRRILRRAVRYGYTFLGQKQAFMYKLLPVLIDNMGDAYPELIAQKTLIEKVIKEEEESFLRTLETGIRLLDKTMEDTKAAGKTEISGKDAFTLYDTFGFPLDLTELILRENGMTVNIEEFNEEMQQQKQRARNAAAIETGDWITLKEGTTEFVGYDYTEYEASILRYRQIKQKNQTLYQIVLDRTPFYAESGGQVGDTGVLVSEFETIEVVDTKKENNLPIHITKKLPEHPEAPMMACVDTDKRAACAANHSATHLLDAALREVLGEHIEQKGSLVTPDSLRFDFSHFQKVTDEEIRKVEHIVNERIRVNIPLKEYRNIPIEEAKELGAIALFGEKYGDKVRVIQFGSSIEFCGGTHVAATGNIGMVKIMSESSVAAGVRRIEAYTGARVEELMDTIQDTLSDLKALFNNAPDLRIAIRKYLDENAGLKKQVEDFMKEKEAALKERLLKNIQEVNGVKVIKFCSPLPAEVVKNIAFQLRGEITENLFFVAGSTDNGKPMLTVMLSDNLVATGLKAGNLVKEAAKLIQGGGGGQPHFATAGGKNTDGLNAAVEKVLELAGI is encoded by the coding sequence ATGTTGACTGCAAAAGAAATCAGAGATTCATTCAAGAATTTCTTTGAGTCGAAAGGACACCACATCGTTCCGTCGGCTCCCATGGTGATAAAAGACGACCCTACCCTGATGTTTACCAACGCGGGTATGAACCAGTTTAAAGATATTATTTTGGGCAACCACCCGGCGAAATACCAAAGAGTCGCGGACTCTCAGAAATGCTTGCGCGTAAGCGGAAAGCACAATGACCTGGAAGAAGTAGGACACGACACATACCATCATACCATGTTCGAGATGCTCGGCAACTGGTCATTCGGTGACTACTTCAAGAAAGAAGCCATCAGTTGGGCATGGGAGTATCTGGTAGACGTACTGAAACTGAATCCGGAACATCTCTACGCCACCGTATTCGAAGGAAGCCCTGAAGAAGGACTGGGCCGCGACGACGAAGCCGCTTCTTACTGGGAACAATTCCTGCCGAAAGACCATATCATCAACGGCAACAAGCACGACAATTTCTGGGAAATGGGTGATACAGGACCTTGCGGACCTTGCTCCGAAATCCATATCGACCTTCGTCCGGCAGAAGAACGTGCCAAAATCTGCGGTCGCGACCTCGTCAACCACGACCATCCGCAAGTGATTGAAATCTGGAACCTCGTGTTCATGCAATATAACCGCAAGGCAGACGGCAGTCTCGAACCGCTTCCGGCTAAAGTTATCGACACCGGTATGGGATTCGAACGCTTGTGCATGGCATTGCAAGGCAAGATTTCCAACTACGATACAGACGTATTCCAGCCGATGTTGAAAGCCATCGCAGCCATGTCCAACACAGAATACGGAAAAGACAAGCAGCAGGACATCGCTATGCGCGTGATTGCCGACCATATCCGTACGATTGCTTTCTCCATCACAGACGGTCAGTTGCCGTCCAACGCTAAAGCAGGTTACGTAATCCGTCGTATCCTTCGTCGTGCTGTTCGTTACGGATACACATTCCTGGGACAGAAGCAGGCATTCATGTACAAACTGCTGCCCGTGCTTATCGACAACATGGGAGACGCTTATCCCGAACTGATTGCACAAAAGACACTGATTGAAAAAGTAATCAAGGAAGAAGAAGAATCATTCCTGCGCACATTGGAGACAGGTATCCGCTTGCTCGACAAGACCATGGAAGATACGAAAGCAGCAGGAAAAACAGAAATCAGCGGTAAAGACGCCTTTACCTTATATGATACGTTCGGTTTCCCGCTCGACCTGACAGAACTGATTCTCCGCGAAAACGGAATGACTGTCAATATCGAAGAATTCAACGAAGAGATGCAGCAGCAGAAACAGCGTGCCCGCAACGCCGCTGCCATCGAAACCGGTGACTGGATTACGCTGAAAGAGGGAACGACCGAATTTGTAGGTTACGACTATACCGAATACGAAGCATCTATCCTTCGCTATCGTCAAATCAAACAGAAGAACCAGACATTGTATCAGATTGTGCTTGACCGTACTCCGTTCTATGCAGAAAGCGGTGGTCAGGTAGGTGATACCGGTGTATTGGTAAGCGAGTTCGAGACGATTGAAGTGGTAGACACCAAGAAAGAAAACAACCTTCCGATACATATTACCAAAAAGTTGCCCGAACATCCGGAAGCTCCGATGATGGCTTGTGTAGACACCGACAAACGCGCTGCCTGTGCAGCCAACCACTCGGCTACCCACTTGCTGGACGCTGCCCTGCGCGAAGTTTTGGGCGAGCATATCGAACAGAAAGGTTCGCTGGTGACTCCAGACTCATTGCGTTTCGACTTCTCACACTTCCAAAAAGTGACCGACGAAGAAATCCGCAAAGTGGAACACATCGTCAACGAAAGAATCCGTGTCAACATACCTTTGAAGGAATATCGCAATATTCCTATCGAAGAAGCTAAGGAATTGGGAGCTATCGCCCTCTTCGGTGAAAAGTATGGTGACAAAGTACGTGTTATCCAGTTCGGTTCTTCTATCGAATTCTGTGGTGGTACGCACGTAGCCGCAACCGGAAACATCGGTATGGTGAAAATCATGTCGGAAAGCTCCGTTGCTGCCGGTGTCCGCCGTATCGAAGCTTATACCGGAGCACGCGTAGAGGAATTGATGGATACTATCCAGGATACACTCAGCGATTTGAAGGCACTCTTCAACAATGCTCCCGACTTGAGAATCGCTATCCGCAAATACCTGGATGAAAACGCAGGATTGAAGAAACAGGTAGAAGACTTCATGAAAGAAAAAGAAGCTGCCCTGAAAGAAAGACTGTTGAAGAACATACAGGAAGTTAACGGTGTCAAAGTTATCAAGTTCTGTTCTCCGTTGCCGGCAGAAGTAGTGAAGAACATCGCTTTCCAACTTCGTGGTGAGATTACAGAGAACTTGTTCTTCGTAGCCGGAAGCACGGACAACGGCAAGCCGATGCTGACAGTGATGCTGAGCGACAATCTGGTAGCAACCGGTCTGAAAGCAGGTAATCTGGTGAAAGAAGCTGCCAAACTGATTCAAGGTGGTGGCGGCGGTCAGCCCCATTTCGCAACTGCCGGCGGTAAGAATACCGACGGATTGAATGCGGCAGTCGAAAAGGTACTGGAACTCGCAGGAATCTAA